A genomic segment from Lignipirellula cremea encodes:
- a CDS encoding transporter, whose amino-acid sequence MLRMLLWGGFLALTCGSLAQAEDWRPTPLSEFLDPASLQPPADGVGAQVVRGQQEERDTLVTDRPDFTEASSTVGYGRVQLEMGYTFAYDDEDGTITRTHGLPETLFRIGLTDAIELRLFWNYLWQETSDATGTVADDGAEDFGIGFKLFLLEEQGLAPETAVIVGMTTPTGGRSFTSHKVDAGVNLLYSWSLPADWSIAGSSGYATGSEATLLAPELLAVDQHGVFTQSVALGIPLNETFGCYLEYFGFYFHGSDTSGPQHFLNGGFTMLANDDVQLDWRVGMGLNQAADDFFTGVGYSQRF is encoded by the coding sequence ATGCTGCGAATGCTCTTGTGGGGAGGTTTTCTGGCCCTGACCTGCGGCTCGTTGGCCCAGGCGGAAGACTGGCGGCCCACGCCGCTGAGCGAGTTTCTGGATCCTGCTTCGCTGCAGCCGCCGGCGGACGGAGTCGGCGCGCAGGTTGTTCGCGGGCAACAGGAGGAGCGTGATACGCTCGTCACGGATCGGCCCGACTTTACTGAGGCCAGCTCCACGGTCGGCTATGGCCGGGTCCAGCTGGAAATGGGCTATACATTCGCCTATGACGACGAAGACGGAACCATCACCCGCACCCATGGCCTGCCGGAAACGCTGTTCCGCATTGGGCTGACCGATGCGATCGAGCTGCGGCTGTTCTGGAACTATCTCTGGCAGGAAACGAGCGACGCGACCGGAACCGTTGCCGACGATGGGGCTGAGGATTTTGGCATTGGCTTCAAGCTGTTCCTGCTCGAAGAACAAGGTCTGGCGCCCGAGACGGCGGTGATTGTGGGGATGACCACGCCGACCGGCGGCCGTTCCTTCACTAGCCATAAAGTCGATGCGGGCGTCAACCTGTTATACAGCTGGAGCCTGCCGGCCGACTGGTCGATTGCTGGCTCTTCCGGTTACGCGACCGGATCGGAAGCGACCTTGCTCGCGCCCGAACTACTGGCGGTTGATCAGCACGGCGTATTCACCCAGTCGGTCGCGCTGGGCATTCCGCTGAATGAGACGTTCGGCTGCTATCTGGAGTACTTCGGTTTCTACTTTCACGGTTCCGACACAAGCGGGCCGCAGCATTTTCTCAACGGCGGCTTCACCATGCTGGCGAATGACGACGTGCAGCTCGACTGGCGCGTGGGGATGGGTCTGAACCAGGCAGCGGATGATTTCTTTACCGGCGTTGGTTACTCGCAACGGTTTTAG
- a CDS encoding PVC-type heme-binding CxxCH protein codes for MTASCHSTTGRLATCFLPMAPHTASVFALLLLLVTRGEPAPLQAAEGDFTPAPLTAPVGYAIERAASPPLVAHPLMGALDPQGRLYVAATAGENLRRPDLEEQLPNFVQRLEDVDGDGVFDKATIFADKMTFPQGCLWYRGSLYVASSGAIWKLTDDDDDGVADRREKLVDGFNYGGNAADVHGCFLGPEGRIYWCDGRWGHELKDDQGQIVSQGKAAHIFSCRPDGSHVRSHATGGMDNPVEIVFTPTGDMLGTVNLMYSQPRGDCLVHWQYGGVYPREDFASTLDSELLRTGDLLTEVHNFGHVAVSGLCRLESNSWGPGAVGDLLVTVFNTNRIVRVKLKPAGSTYQVDQLEDFLVSSSRDFHPTDVLEDADGSVLVIDTGGWFRIGCPQSQIAKSDIHGAIYRIRKTGAVRPADPRGLTIDWPALDDQRLLALLGDERPAVVVRARERLADRLVGKVGAGLAKTMLALWDQQSPAVQQRYLQLAALPETPFSAAIFLAGLGHSNAGVRQMACRCLYDKGTEDPQAINALLIERLKDASPAVRREAAAALGQRTIGEKSPVERREIVETLLAALPANVDDPLVRHALVYALIDAGEREATSAGLLSPHQAVRTAAAIALEQMRQKTSRPDKPLLKFPAPAIGAPLTEAEQNQVLQRLEGLPQGEADRGKALFYHEKSACSKCHRVGSQGGQVGPDLTTIGRIRGGQDLLASMMFPSASFARGFESYTVETVQGQRKSGILLGENGREIRLGLDKDHAVAIPIDQIDQIVPSPLSIMPPDVAKQLSDQELADLLAWLLLQK; via the coding sequence GCTGCTGGTGACCAGGGGCGAACCGGCGCCGCTGCAGGCCGCCGAAGGCGACTTTACGCCGGCCCCGCTCACGGCGCCTGTCGGTTATGCGATCGAACGGGCCGCTTCCCCGCCGCTGGTCGCCCATCCGCTGATGGGCGCCCTGGATCCGCAAGGCCGGCTGTACGTGGCGGCGACCGCGGGCGAGAACCTGCGACGACCCGATCTGGAAGAGCAACTGCCTAACTTTGTGCAACGGCTGGAAGATGTCGACGGCGACGGCGTGTTCGACAAGGCCACGATTTTCGCCGACAAAATGACGTTCCCCCAGGGCTGCTTGTGGTATCGCGGATCCTTGTATGTCGCTTCGAGCGGGGCCATCTGGAAGCTGACCGACGACGATGACGACGGCGTCGCCGACCGCCGGGAGAAGCTGGTCGACGGCTTTAACTACGGCGGCAATGCGGCCGACGTCCACGGCTGTTTTCTCGGTCCCGAAGGGCGCATCTACTGGTGCGATGGCCGCTGGGGTCACGAACTGAAAGACGACCAAGGCCAGATCGTCTCCCAGGGAAAGGCGGCGCATATCTTCAGCTGCCGGCCCGACGGCTCGCACGTGCGGTCCCACGCGACCGGCGGCATGGATAACCCGGTGGAGATCGTCTTCACGCCGACCGGCGACATGCTGGGCACCGTCAACCTGATGTATTCCCAGCCCCGCGGCGATTGCCTGGTGCACTGGCAATACGGCGGCGTGTACCCCCGCGAAGATTTCGCCTCGACCCTCGACAGCGAACTGCTCCGCACAGGCGACCTGCTGACCGAAGTGCATAACTTTGGCCACGTGGCGGTTTCCGGCCTGTGCCGGCTGGAATCGAACAGCTGGGGCCCAGGCGCCGTGGGCGATCTGCTGGTGACGGTCTTCAATACGAATCGGATCGTCCGCGTCAAACTGAAACCGGCCGGCTCCACCTACCAGGTGGATCAGCTGGAAGATTTCCTGGTGAGCAGCAGCCGCGACTTCCATCCGACCGACGTCCTCGAAGACGCCGACGGCTCTGTCCTGGTGATCGACACGGGCGGCTGGTTCCGCATCGGTTGTCCGCAGTCGCAGATCGCCAAAAGCGATATCCACGGGGCCATCTATCGTATTCGCAAAACGGGAGCGGTCCGCCCGGCCGATCCCCGCGGCCTGACGATCGACTGGCCGGCGCTCGACGACCAGCGTCTGCTCGCTCTGCTCGGCGACGAACGACCGGCGGTGGTCGTCCGCGCGCGGGAACGGCTGGCCGATCGCCTGGTCGGCAAGGTGGGCGCGGGGCTCGCCAAAACGATGCTCGCCCTCTGGGACCAGCAATCCCCGGCGGTCCAGCAGCGGTATCTGCAGCTGGCGGCCTTGCCGGAGACGCCTTTTTCCGCGGCGATCTTTCTGGCGGGACTTGGCCACAGCAACGCCGGCGTGCGGCAAATGGCCTGCCGTTGCCTGTATGACAAGGGGACGGAGGATCCCCAGGCGATTAACGCTTTACTGATCGAACGGCTGAAAGACGCGTCGCCCGCCGTCCGGCGCGAGGCCGCCGCGGCGCTGGGACAGCGGACCATCGGCGAGAAATCGCCCGTCGAAAGACGCGAGATCGTCGAGACCCTGCTGGCTGCTTTGCCCGCCAATGTGGACGATCCGCTGGTGCGGCATGCGCTGGTCTACGCCTTGATTGACGCCGGCGAACGGGAGGCGACGTCCGCCGGCCTGCTCAGTCCGCATCAGGCTGTCCGTACGGCCGCCGCCATCGCCCTGGAGCAGATGCGTCAAAAGACCTCCCGGCCCGATAAGCCTTTGCTGAAGTTCCCGGCCCCCGCGATCGGCGCGCCGTTGACAGAAGCCGAACAGAACCAGGTGCTGCAGCGGCTGGAAGGATTACCCCAGGGAGAAGCAGACCGCGGGAAAGCCCTGTTCTATCACGAGAAAAGTGCGTGCAGCAAATGCCACCGGGTCGGGTCCCAAGGCGGGCAGGTCGGGCCCGATCTGACGACGATCGGCCGGATCCGCGGCGGCCAGGATCTGCTGGCGTCGATGATGTTCCCCAGCGCCAGCTTTGCCCGGGGCTTTGAGTCGTACACCGTGGAAACGGTCCAAGGACAACGAAAAAGCGGCATCCTCCTGGGCGAAAACGGCCGCGAGATTCGGCTGGGGCTCGACAAGGATCATGCGGTTGCGATCCCGATCGACCAGATCGACCAGATCGTGCCGTCCCCCTTATCGATCATGCCGCCCGACGTCGCCAAACAGCTGTCGGACCAGGAACTGGCCGATCTGCTGGCCTGGCTGTTGCTGCAGAAGTGA